TTCCCCTTTgtatttttttgttcttttgttAATCTTTGTGCTGTAGGCTGTAGCTTACAGGACTGTCTGCTTTTAAATCATAGAAGTGCGCTCAAGCAACTGAATAATATATATAAGCTGATTGACCTGGTTTGGGAATTCTCTATTTTTAGTTCCATTTTATATCTATTCGAATGTTTGTTAGAAAGTTTGTACGtgatttgataaaataaaataatttctagtTAGGAATCATATTTCTGCTTTGATATTTTAAGGTAGGAAATTTCCTCCATTTCAGACCAGTTCTGGGGTTCCCAGCCCCCATTATTTTGGTCATTATTTGGTTTTGGTTGTATGATGAAAATTTTGCTGCCATACTATTTGGTTTTTCTGGTTCTGCTGATTTTTCATGGATTTCTTGATGCTTCTATGACAACTTCATAAACTGGTTCACAAGGTTGCGATGTATTAACACTTTATCCATTACTGGAATAGTAGAACTGATGCACACCGACCACTTCGGTGAAAGAGGAAAGGCAGTATTTTTTTTCATGGTAAAAAGGTAGTTTTAACTGAACAGGAGGACACGTGATTAAAAAAGAACTTAAATCGGATCCTATTCATAGTACCTTAGGAAGGCAAAATGATTGAATAACTAGTATTATTATTTTTGGTGAGccgtataactcttattttaattatgttactTTTTTCTTAGTtagatttttatgtaattttaatatcCAAGTTTGTGTTACATAACTCTGTGACACAAAACTGTTACTCCTTGAATATAATAGTAGTATAAATGTGGGGTTGGGAACTCTTTTGTAGACCTTACTATGATAGTAGTTGTCTACTTCACTATATTATTGTGATCTCACGGGCTAAGTCTGCTCTGCTTTTTGTTTTATTagttgttggtgtggaattaatGAGTTAATGATTTTTCAGCCTATCTTGTCAACAtatttgatttgatttgcttGTAGGTATATGGGCTGGAATGCATACTGTTAGGTACTTTGATGGGAAAACTTATGAGTGGGTTGGTATAAGTCGCCAGCCTAACATTATTGGCAAAGTATGTTCCTTGCTGTGTAATTACTTTTTTATAAATGTTAAAATTGCAACAATAACTGTGGAAATTATTTTATATGTAGTTTCAACCTCCTGTTTCTCATATTTTTCACTTGACTTGGGTTAACCTTTTAAATGCCGCCTTGTTAGAATTTTTGAATCTTTCGTAGGGCAAATATAGTTCAAAATTTTCCAAGTAATGCAATGGTCATTGCTGTTTGCTGTTGTCAGGTTAAACGAACTTTAGGACAATTTACACCAGCACAGTGGGACAAAGATGAATGGCATCCGTTGCTTGGTCCAATGCGTTTCGTTCAAGTTCTGAGCCTTTGCATTGTATTTTTGACAGTAGAACTTAATACATTCTTTCTGAAGTTCTGTCTGTGGATTCCTCCTAGAAACCCTGTGATTGTGTATAGGTTGATCTTGTGGTGGCTAATAGCAATACCAACAATTCGTGAGTACAACTCGTACCTCCAAGACCGGTACTCTCCCTTTCTCTCCATTTGTTTTGGATGCAAATATATATTATGCCAGAAAAATGTTTGATAACCACAATGCAGAAATTTCTTGTCTCACTTGAACACTTggtcctttttttctttttccttccttCCAGGAAACCTGTGAAAAAAGTTGGAGCATTTTGTTGGCTTTCCCTTGCAATTTGCATTGTTGAGCTTCTCATTGGCATCAAGTTTGGACATGGTATGTCCGAAATCCCATACATAGTCTTTGGATTATGCTAATTGTTCCTAAGTTTTTATGGTATGTCCGAAATCTCATCAGGTTTATATCCAAAGGCGATGCCACAATGGTTGGTAATATTCTGGTTGTCCATTGGAGTGACACTGGTTTCATTCATTCTGATTTGGTCATGGAAACTGCAACGCAATTTTGGCAAAAAGAGAAGATAGTTTTGGGAAATGCAGTAATACTATTACACTATTCTTTGGTTGTTATTTACTACTATCGGTATTGTATTGAGGTTTGTAAATACCGTGTATCAATCACTTGATAAATTGTATTGTAAATGCTTATTCTTAGTCTTAGTCAATAGGCAGTAAATCACAGATTCAAGTGCTAGTTCCATGCTATTTTATTCTTTCATGTAACCCTGAATGGTCAACAGTTTCACCGATGTCAAAGTGCTAAAATTTTCCCAACTTCTCCCACTTCATAAAATGTTTCAGACTAAATAATACCCTCTTcattatttttccaaatttttaaaACCATTTTACTATGTAGCTTCCTGccacttttaaaaataatttataatttttatacaattaataaaataaaagtaaaaataagaaAACAGAGTGGGCAGACTTGGAAGGACGGTGTGGCTTTGAGTTCTAATTAAGGAGCTCTTTCTACATAATCCCACGACTTCGTTCACTCTTGTTTCCACCTAATTTTCCCTGAACTGAATACCATTGCTTGGCTCCTCAAGACTCACATCTGGGATATTGACCAAATTAAGCCTGGTGCCCTTTGCTTGATTAATTATTTCCCTCCTGGTATCTTTAATTAATaaatactattattattgttattataattGTAAGAGGATCCACAAGTGTTAAAGACCCGTACAAATCTTTCTATTCCACCTGGTCCGTCCTCTTACGATCTCTTCATTTTGAGTCTCCCCTGTGGTTTGGAGGAGATGTGTATATCCGCTGTACGTCAATGTGTTGATGTCCAGGGAGCCCAGGCGTCCATTTCCTCCCACCAACACCTTATTTGTAAGTAGATTCTGTTGCACTCCATTTGCGAAGCTTTCATCTTCATCTGGTTGGCAGAGTGATTGAACTACATCTGAACTCCCACATTCCCTTCTATATTCTAGTATAATACTAGATAGCTGATGACACTCCAAAAACTTGTCAGGGATTGTCTGCACCAATATATACAGTGATGAATATCAACTAGTTGATTTAAGGTAACTACAGTTAATATAAGATAGGCTGTCTTTTACCTCCAGCATCCATCTTACATACTTCACATTATTTACATGCTGGTTCATGTCCAAATCACTCCTCTTTGGCTACAACATGATGAATATAGAGTTAGTCTCTCTCTGCTCACCTGTTGAAGCATAATTGTAAATTGTACCTTCAAGTCAGAGTTCACATGTTTTGCTTTATCATCCAACTTGACAATTTTGTCGGGAACAGCTTCGTTGATTGCTTGTTTCTGTATAAACCAAGGAGAAATTTCATCTCTCACTTCATCCGGCATCTTTGAGAGTCGCCGTGTTTGCTCGTTCATCATTACCCAAGTGCTGTTTcatcatgcatgcatgcatgttttatttATAAACACACAAATTAAGGAAGGGATGGTAACTTTGGCTGCAAACATACAAGTATAATACCTAGTGGCACGTGCGTAAGTGCTGTCGGTGGCTTGGCTCCTGATTACCCAGTCTCGCCTCATCCCATTCTTCCCTGATGCTCCAACCCACGTGTCGATTTCGATTACCTCTCCCCTGAGCCAAGTACAATTGTAGTGCTTATGTAAGTACTCTAGTCTGTAAAATGTTGGCCAGGGCAGGAAGAGCTAGATGGGGTATAATTTAATTgagattaattattattttattatcatcagAAACGCTTTTAGTACGAGTGCATTATTTTATGATGAAAAGGCTGACCATATGGGATAGTGATCGACTTGGACGTGCATTCTTGAGACCACCCAAATGAGATTGTTCCTCATCATTCCATGTGTGGCCCCAAATCCATTGCTTAGAAGTCCAGACATCCACACATGATTTAATGCTGTTTCCTACATAACAGTAGTATTTATTTctgaatattaaaaattaattaattcccAAGCCTTATAATGTGATTGAAAAGGACTTTGGTTGAAAGAGCAAAGaagcatatatatttatatatatatatgcatacaatTAGATTAATTGATCACCTGGAAAAGGTTGAGGAGGCTTTCCAATGTAGCAGTTTTATCAGGGCCAACTTCGTAAGAGCGGACGACTACCGTCTGTCTATACCCAACTCCCCTTTCAGTGATGAGGCCTTGACGGTATGGATCAACCAGCTGCTTCTGCCTCGGAATTCTCTGCCGAATCTTCTCTTCGCTTATGTGCCCGTTTTCAAGGAATTGGATAGCACTTAGTGAAGTGGAACCTTCTTTTACACCAACTTCATTCAATAATGTATGATGCTTAATGGGCCTCCTTGTACAACTACTCCCATTAACGTTGATATTCACTCTGTAATCTCCATGGTTTTGAATATTACCATTCGAACTGGAACAACTGATGGAAAAGGAGACTGGACAAGAGAAAGTAAACATTGCTTATTTTTGTCTGCCCTAGGTGTGAAAAAAGTTTGGAACAGAGTAGGTGCCATTGAAATATTTTATAGCAATTTCTTGGCGGACCTTTTCAAGACAGATTCCCGGCATATAGAGAACAAAGCGTAAGGAGCTTTGTTATAGTAATTCTCAGTACAAAGAGAAGACACCCATTTGTCTTATTTTGTGTATGTCTGATGAGATGAGTTCCAACAAATTTAACACCCGCTGCATCATCCTAGGATCCATCACGAATGCTTGGAATGACATTCTTCTATTATATTTATGGTGCTTTTCGAATAGGCCATATTTGTTGTTCTATAATTTGTCAGGTTCCAATGAAGAATCTCATGTATATGCCATATTGCAAATTAGACGAAGAAACAAACAAGAAGTTGCACAAGCTTCTACTCTGATAGAGGTACACAAATTAAGGGGGTGTTCTTCACCATCCTATTGATACAATGTTAAGAGTCTTTCTTGGGAAGCATTAGATCCTAATTCTCAACAATTACCATTGTCTTCCCTAAGTTTGACACAGAAGAAAAACGTTGCCAATTGTATGTATGGAACTTGTGAGAATATTCGGTGTTGTACTCTTAATGATTTGTAAATCTCATTTAATGTGTAAATAAGATTTTcggattaaaatttttttatgaaccgaagagaaataaagaGAGTAGAGAATAAATAACAAAGAAAAATgcgaagcaaaaaaaaaaaattatattttattgattAATAGGGAGTTTTATAATGCTTTTTCAAAGTCTATATTTATAGaaataagaagtataaatgaaataaaattacttctaatgactattagaGTCCCAAGTAtatcaattttattttgattttgatggAGATCCTCTTACtaataaaatattcattacaTTCCCTCTTGGAtatccattggtagataatgttcCTCATTAATACTTTACTAAGATAAAACCTGTGGGGAAAAAATTCCTAATGGAgaaaaagagtacacatatcTATCTATGATATGTAAAACATGTTACTTTATTAAAAACCTTACTAAGAAAATCCAATGACACAAGGTCAATTAAGGGAAAAATAGTACAACACCTATTTTCTCCCTCTATTGACAACATCATATGATatctgtaacacctctaacttgtatccgtcaccggaatagggttatggagtattagCAGAAAAATAGAatattaaaccattcaaatcatatattaatacaaacataatcaaatttcaCTCAAATagattcataatgtcccttaatcgaaccttcaaggccctaaaaatacTTTGAAAATAgtttaggactaaattagaaacatttgaaaatttttgaaaaaatttgaaaaatttaaactgtaggggtcacatggctgagacacacgctcgtgtctcaggccgtgtgtacattcgaaatagggacacacggccatgtcccagcccgtgtaactcactgacttgggtcacacggccaagccacacgcccgtgtgccaagttgtgtacccttcgaaatgacctcacacgcttgtgtgccaggCTATGTGCTAGGTCCTGTAATAGCTTGACTTGTATGCattgaacctacaggggacacacggccgtgtcgtatggccatgtgtcacacgcggctgagacacacgtccgtgtctcaggccgtggggcctcaaaatgaaccttaaaatACAAGTTCACCATTTCAAGATTTCTTAGACCTCAAGAAACTCAAATACCAATTAAAATACCAATCCAAAATGAAAATAATCAAGCCATAAACATGTCAAACCAACCTAAATAatgtctaaccaatgtaccctcaatggtaccacaagtatataacattttcacaacaaaataaACATCAATTCAATTCATCAACTCTTTCAAACAATACCCAATCAATATACCTAACAAAGTTACCACAATCActacaattcaaatacatatatatatatatatatatcacacatACTAGCATCACAGTTATACCTCATTCTCATACCAATATGCAAGTTGGTTATATATACAAAATATCattcataatatttacataagCCAAACATTGACCAAAACCGCACaaaagcctatacatgctatataatcTGAAATAAATGTTTCAAAAACTATCGAGAtaaactggatagtgtgacttgagtgccgATTCGATCGTCTAACCTTCCAAAAATCTACAATGACATTaaataacacaagtaagcttaatgaagcttagtaagtttgacgaGTTAAACAAAAAACTTACAGAACTAACTATAAtaaatcaaacaataaaaatcatcCAAGAGAACTCATTGTCATTCATAACTTCAATCGATAAATGCATCCGTATtcaaataaatacaaaaataaataacatgtctttcaaattcattaaataaattaCCTTACTGAGATTTTCCATTGGAAGAATGACTTACGGGTAAGAGTACATCGTCaaaagaagctcataagagctggtcCTCCTGAATACGCCAACAGAAGCTCGAAAGCTGAATAGAAGCTCGTAAGAGTTGAACAGAAGCTTGTAAGAGCTAATCCACCTGAATTACACCAAATAGAAAGTATAACGcgagagttcgcaacaaatgttgaacctcggtttacttgggtaaaaTGCCGATATCTTCCTCCAATACCATCTCCACTCCAAACCCCCGTCATACACCAAATCACGACTGTACTCAAATCCCGCGTTCAATTCAAACTGAATATCCAATTTGATattataattcaaacaataaTTCGTTTCCAACAATAGAATATATCATAATATCAATCACCAattattaaaaatgttaaattttaaccgtacgaacttacctagacTGAATTGTAGTAATTGCAGAAGTTCAAGGACTATTCTgctatttttccttttccacgAGTATTTAcgggatcttgatctaaaatataaaattactcatttattagcatatatttcatttccaatctattttaaaattaatacccttttttttcaaatttgcaCAATTACtccaaacttttataatttttgcgatttaatcctttaattagttaattcatcaaattaactaattttctcaaaTCAATAATTTATCCAAAAATTCTAGGCCCTCAAACAGCCCCTaaaaaacatcaaattcactatccaaccctaatattttgacatttctagaatttaatcctaaaaatcaaaatttaacaaaaatcactttacaaaattatCACACAACACAAACAAAGCTCCAAATACATgatattcataaaacacattCAATATTCAACATAtgaaaacttctaaaatttttaacagaatcagaaatgaaggtacgggctagctggacctagttgcaatgatctcaaaaacatataaattacaaGAAACGGGTAAAAATTGAACTCACATGCAAGCTTCTATGCTCAATCGATTCTCCAAGCTACTTCTATGGTGTTTCGGTAATGTCATAAgaagaaatgaagaagaaaaacTTATTTctcctaatttgttttatttaatttctatttatttACAATTATGCCATTAAAATCTcattaatttatcattttaatttctcTTGCCGTCCAACACTATCCATTAGGGACTAATTATTATATTGGTCCCTCCTTATGTAATtactaagctatttaatcatttaattgaACTAATTattaacttttgcatatttttcaatttagtccttttctttaattAGCTATCTAAACGTTAATATTTCTAAATCAAAATTTGATACGGATTTAATAActctataaatattataaaaataataattacgaGTTGACACGAagaaaatttgtggtcccgaaactactgttccgtcACCActaaaaatcgggctgttacaatatctcaaattttacatatttaatctTAAATGCTAACTTTTCAAATGGTCATTTGAATGTAATTTCTAAGCATTTATAGCATCGTTCTTTTGAAAGTGATGAGTGAGGAAATTTTTTGGAGAAATACATTTGATCTCTTGAGGAGTTTCAGCAATAATCATAGTAAACTTTGATCACGATCcttctataaaaatacaaataggtattttgaaTTACTTTATAATCTTCCTTTAACTACTATTCACtgagtcaaatttaccacatattgaaCAAATTTCCAGGAATTTCTATATGCTTGTAtcattctaaatccttcaaggattttaatataaatttccactatatagtgattcatataAAATGTTGTAACAACCATTAGAGGTATGTGAAATCTTTCATGAACTGCTAGACTAaaatatctaaaggttattgcattcACCATAAAAGAATATTATACCTTTGATAATCAATGCTAGAACTTAGTGAaaaactttattttcttatttcgttTTCACAAAACTACGCCTTCATACCTTTAGACATTTGGACTACTGGTCTAAAACCTTTACGAATTTAATTATACTTGAATTGcgtctttccattttggccaattttgtaacaccccttacacgtattcaacgccggaatagggtacgaggcattatcagacgtaaacacaagcaaacatacaaaaaccgaacgtaaatttccatccaaatttaaaacttttcacatacatttgtatcgtccctaaaacgaggcccaaaatatacattgggagtggttcaagACCAAACTGAGaacttttgaaatttttacaatacttagaaaattttcatgctttggaaggttacaagcccgtgtggcttgggacacgccagtGTCCTCAGCTGtgcaactctctgtttatgacgccatcaacaaaatagggtcatacggccaagacacacgcccgtgtgctaggccttgtgggcgatttaattttcataaattttcctaaaataggtgcaaacttcacacgcccCGGGCACCGGCCCATGTCCCTGGGCCATATCTTTCATACGGCCGCTCATGTGGTCAATTCGAAGCTAAAATTTAcaaaacaagggacacacggctagatcacatgcccatagggcaagccgtgtgtcacaaacAGCCTATACaaacgcccatgtgtctacccgtatggacaaaaataaggttatttactaagcctttttgccacccttacttgtacCAACCTATACCACAACAAACCTCACCAATCCAAGTATATACACATAACCATTTCAGCCACTACCAAAACATCCACACATCAATTGCATGCTATTTTCTATCATCTACAACATCCCATACTtatcatcatatgtatatatacttaaccaatattagccaataccaaatgaccatttacaaaatgaatcaattaccattacaagccaacacatttggccaaatcattaATATGACACGTAatcaaaaagaccaagtcccctatac
This window of the Gossypium arboreum isolate Shixiya-1 chromosome 12, ASM2569848v2, whole genome shotgun sequence genome carries:
- the LOC108477568 gene encoding palmitoyl-acyl carrier protein thioesterase, chloroplastic-like → MFTFSCPVSFSISCSSSNGNIQNHGDYRVNINVNGSSCTRRPIKHHTLLNEVGVKEGSTSLSAIQFLENGHISEEKIRQRIPRQKQLVDPYRQGLITERGVGYRQTVVVRSYEVGPDKTATLESLLNLFQETALNHVWMSGLLSNGFGATHGMMRNNLIWVVSRMHVQVDHYPIWGEVIEIDTWVGASGKNGMRRDWVIRSQATDSTYARATSTWVMMNEQTRRLSKMPDEVRDEISPWFIQKQAINEAVPDKIVKLDDKAKHVNSDLKVQFTIMLQQPKRSDLDMNQHVNNVKYVRWMLETIPDKFLECHQLSSIILEYRRECGSSDVVQSLCQPDEDESFANGVQQNLLTNKVLVGGNGRLGSLDINTLTYSGYTHLLQTTGETQNEEIVRGRTRWNRKICTGL